From the genome of Malus domestica chromosome 04, GDT2T_hap1, one region includes:
- the LOC103427748 gene encoding peroxygenase-like, with the protein MAADQGQQQASSESMATVAEKAPITAERKVRNDLETKLPKPYMPRATIAPDMENINGTSGHKHSNMSVLQQHAAFFDQDNDGIIYPSETFRGFRALGFNPVASFLFMVLVHAAMSYATLPTWIPSPFFAIHIKNIHMAKHGSDSGTYDTEGRYIPANLENMFSKYARTVPDKLSFKELWHMTQANRDAFDFFGWIASKLEWGVLYVLAKDENGYLAKEAVRRCFDGSLFEYCSKLQKGAVGKMG; encoded by the exons atggcaGCAGATCAGGGCCAGCAGCAGGCATCCAGTGAGTCCATGGCAACGGTGGCTGAGAAGGCTCCGATCACCGCGGAGAGGAAGGTCCGCAATGATTTGGAAACCAAGCTCCCCAAACCAT ACATGCCTAGGGCTACGATTGCACCTGATATGGAGAACATCAATGGCACATCGGGCCATAAGCATTCCAACATGTCTGTGCTTCAACAGCATGCAGCTTTCTTCGACCAAGACAACGATGGCATAATCTACCCTTCTGAAACATTCAGAG GATTTCGTGCCCTCGGGTTTAATCCGGTTGCTTCATTCCTTTTCATGGTTCTTGTCCATGCAGCTATGAGTTATGCTACCCTTCCT ACATGGATACCGTCGCCTTTCTTCGCAATTCACATAAAGAACATACATATGGCAAAGCATGGAAGTGACTCAGGGACCTATGACACAGAGGGAAG GTACATTCCTGCAAATCTGGAGAACATGTTCAGTAAGTATGCCCGCACCGTGCCTGATAAGCTTTCATTCAAGGAGCTTTGGCACATGACTCAGGCTAACCGTGACGCCTTTGATTTCTTTGGCTG GATTGCAAGTAAACTGGAATGGGGAGTTCTGTATGTTCTTGCAAAAGATGAAAACGGCTACTTGGCAAAGGAAGCCGTGAGACGCTGTTTCGATGGAAGCTTGTTCGAGTACTGTTCAAAGTTGCAGAAGGGCGCTGTTGGTAAGATGGGATGA